A region of Chelonoidis abingdonii isolate Lonesome George chromosome 8, CheloAbing_2.0, whole genome shotgun sequence DNA encodes the following proteins:
- the RNF7 gene encoding RING-box protein 2 isoform X1, with the protein MADVEDGDEPGAPHAHPGSSGAKAGAADKMFSLKKWNAVAMWSWDVECDTCAICRVQVMDACLRCQAENKQEDCVVVWGECNHSFHNCCMSLWVKQNNRCPLCQQDWVVQRIGK; encoded by the exons ATGGCCGACGTGGAGGACGGAGACGAGCCGGGCGCCCCCCACGCTCACCCGGGCTCCTCGGGCGCCAAGGCGGGCGCTGCCGACAAGATGTTCTCGCTGAAGAAGTGGAACGCGGTGGCCATGTGGAGCTGGGACGTGGAGTGCGACACCTGCGCCATCTGCCGGGTCCAGGTCATGG ATGCCTGTCTTAGATGTCAAgctgaaaacaaacaagaagatTGTGTTG ttgtCTGGGGAGAATGTAATCATTCCTTCCACAATTGCTGCATGTCCCTATGGGTGAAACAGAACAATCGCTGTCCCCTCTGTCAACAGGACTGGGTGGTCCAGAGAATAGGCAAATGA
- the RNF7 gene encoding RING-box protein 2 isoform X2, whose product MADVEDGDEPGAPHAHPGSSGAKAGAADKMFSLKKWNAVAMWSWDVECDTCAICRVQMPVLDVKLKTNKKIVLLSGENVIIPSTIAACPYG is encoded by the exons ATGGCCGACGTGGAGGACGGAGACGAGCCGGGCGCCCCCCACGCTCACCCGGGCTCCTCGGGCGCCAAGGCGGGCGCTGCCGACAAGATGTTCTCGCTGAAGAAGTGGAACGCGGTGGCCATGTGGAGCTGGGACGTGGAGTGCGACACCTGCGCCATCTGCCGGGTCCAG ATGCCTGTCTTAGATGTCAAgctgaaaacaaacaagaagatTGTGTTG ttgtCTGGGGAGAATGTAATCATTCCTTCCACAATTGCTGCATGTCCCTATGGGTGA